The genomic stretch CCCGAGGGCATGTAAGGGCTCCCGGACCCCAGAGGTCTGATTCCCTTTGCCGGGGCTTCACTGCCCCGGCACTTCGTGACTCCAAAACTCTGCGGAGACTCTCACTGTGGAATTCCAGTTTCAGTTCGACTGGCAGGCAGCCATCGACTCTATCCCTTTTCTGATAAAAGGGATCCCCTACACCCTGCTGATTTCCTTCGGCGGTCTTCTGATCGGTTTTGCTCTGGGCATTTTCTTTGGCCTGCTGAGCATCAACAAGAAGTGGTTCCTGCGGTGGCCGGCAACCGCCTACATCGAAATCTTTCGTGGCACTCCGATCCTGGTTCAGGTCCTCTTTATTTTCTACGGCCTGCCCGACCTGATTGGCGGTCCCATTGATCCCTTGACGGCCGGCATCGCGGCCATCGCTTTGAACTCCGGCGCCTACATATCCGAGGTAGTCCGCGGTGGTGTTCAGTCCATCGATAAAGGCCAGACCGAGGCCGGCCTCTCTCTGGGGTTATCCCGTACCCAGACCTTCTGGTCTGTCGTGTGGCCTCAGGCGTTCCGCCGGATGATTCCGCCGCTGGGCAACCAGGCTATCGTCAGCATCAAGGACACCTCTCTGTTCTCGGTGATTGGCGTGGGCGAACTGGTACGCCAGGGCCAGATCTATATTGCCAACACCTTTACCGCGTTTGAGGTGTATTTTGTGGTCGCGATCCTATACCTGGCCATTACCCTGTCCCTGTCCATCATTCTCCGCTTCGTTGAGCGGCGCGGACTGGCTTCTGTCTGAAGGAACGTTACCCATGACTCAGATTGTGAAAATGAAGGGCATGAACAAGTACTTCGGGAAACTGCATGTCCTTAAAGATATTGACCTTACCGTTGAACAGGGCGAAGTGGTGGTTATTATCGGGGCCAGCGGCTCCGGCAAATCCACCCTGATTCGCTGCGTGAACGGACTTGAAGAGTATGAATCCGGAACACTGGAAGTGGACGGCCAGCAGCTCGCGCCCAAGAGCGGCAATCCGAAAGCTCTGGCTGAAATCCGCAAGGAAGTGGGGATGGTATTCCAGCAGTTCAATCTCTTCCCTCACCTCACGGTGAAGAGAAACATTATGCTGGCGCCCAAGAAGGTCAAAGAGACTCCCGAAACCGTCGCCAACGCCACCGCAGAGCGTTTGCTGAACCGGGTAGGCATCGGCAACCAGGCCGACAAGTACCCCAGTCAGCTTTCCGGCGGA from Marinobacter adhaerens HP15 encodes the following:
- a CDS encoding amino acid ABC transporter permease; this translates as MEFQFQFDWQAAIDSIPFLIKGIPYTLLISFGGLLIGFALGIFFGLLSINKKWFLRWPATAYIEIFRGTPILVQVLFIFYGLPDLIGGPIDPLTAGIAAIALNSGAYISEVVRGGVQSIDKGQTEAGLSLGLSRTQTFWSVVWPQAFRRMIPPLGNQAIVSIKDTSLFSVIGVGELVRQGQIYIANTFTAFEVYFVVAILYLAITLSLSIILRFVERRGLASV
- a CDS encoding amino acid ABC transporter ATP-binding protein codes for the protein MTQIVKMKGMNKYFGKLHVLKDIDLTVEQGEVVVIIGASGSGKSTLIRCVNGLEEYESGTLEVDGQQLAPKSGNPKALAEIRKEVGMVFQQFNLFPHLTVKRNIMLAPKKVKETPETVANATAERLLNRVGIGNQADKYPSQLSGGQQQRVAIARALAMEPRLMLFDEPTSALDPEMIGEVLDVMRELAKEGMTMMVVTHEMGFAREVADRVIYIHEGAIVEQGKPDDVFDNPQNERTQAFLSRVLAH